The Blochmannia endosymbiont of Camponotus sp. genome includes a window with the following:
- a CDS encoding HIT domain-containing protein: MKKDNIFTNIITKKIKVDLLYQDELVTAFYDLNPQAPVHVLIVPNILIPTVNHVTTNDEIILGRLFVVAAKIAKRKNIHASGYRLIVNCNHHSGQEIYHLHMHLLGGKPLGPLLQQE; encoded by the coding sequence ATGAAAAAAGACAATATTTTTACAAATATTATTACAAAGAAAATAAAAGTTGATCTTCTATATCAAGATGAATTAGTGACTGCATTTTATGATCTAAATCCTCAAGCACCTGTTCATGTATTAATTGTGCCTAATATATTGATTCCTACTGTTAATCATGTCACAACTAATGATGAAATAATATTAGGTAGATTATTTGTAGTAGCAGCAAAAATTGCTAAGCGAAAGAATATACATGCTTCAGGTTATCGTTTAATAGTTAATTGTAACCATCATTCTGGTCAAGAAATTTATCATCTTCATATGCATTTATTGGGAGGAAAACCTCTAGGTCCTTTGTTACAGCAAGAGTAA
- a CDS encoding penicillin-binding protein activator LpoB, whose product MKNNNKFIINNNTYFIYEKKMICLVIGIISVHCIGLCSDDSTFTLNTRPALSVPSKIDLIYWKPILLNILQNAFFFDNIERGSVLLVNVIKNNTNGIFQTNNVTNMLIKCIVENTKKYNVIDIGTLYSVYRELGVFPEDNRNSYNFSIRIANYLQANYVLYGIAYGSSEKPNLELQLISVKTGEILRVVSGSA is encoded by the coding sequence ATGAAAAATAATAATAAATTTATTATCAATAATAATACATATTTCATTTATGAAAAAAAGATGATATGTTTAGTGATTGGGATAATTTCTGTGCATTGTATTGGTTTATGTAGTGACGATAGCACGTTTACGCTAAATACGAGGCCTGCATTATCAGTACCATCTAAAATTGATTTAATTTATTGGAAACCAATTTTATTAAATATTCTGCAAAATGCATTTTTTTTTGATAATATCGAACGCGGTAGCGTATTATTAGTAAATGTAATAAAGAATAACACCAACGGTATTTTTCAAACTAATAATGTCACAAACATGTTAATTAAATGTATTGTAGAGAATACTAAAAAATATAATGTTATTGATATAGGAACATTATATTCTGTATATAGAGAATTGGGTGTGTTTCCAGAAGATAATAGAAACTCTTATAATTTTTCTATAAGAATTGCAAATTATTTGCAAGCGAATTATGTTCTATATGGTATTGCTTATGGAAGCTCAGAAAAACCAAATTTAGAATTACAATTAATATCTGTTAAGACTGGTGAGATTTTGAGAGTTGTTAGTGGTTCTGCGTAA
- a CDS encoding YchF/TatD family DNA exonuclease, which yields MFLVDSHCHLNQLNYQNIHKDVSDVLNKAKKRGVQLVLSVSVSMSDYNSMVELIGYRNDVVFSCGVHPVYVHYSDNFDRERLDILSSRRNVVAIGETGLDYYHKLKLDNRKKQKEAFREHIRVARAAQKPVIVHSRASCKDTIAILRSESAEECGGVLHCFNENIDTARLLLNLNFYISFSGMVTFRKSYMIKEVIKYVPSDRILLETDSPYLTPIPYRGQENQPAYIHEIANHIAFVKNITMDELAFITTVNFRTLFHL from the coding sequence ATGTTTTTGGTAGATTCTCATTGTCATTTAAATCAATTAAATTATCAAAATATTCACAAGGATGTTTCAGATGTATTGAATAAAGCTAAAAAAAGAGGAGTACAGCTAGTTTTATCAGTTAGTGTCTCTATGTCAGATTATAATAGCATGGTTGAGTTAATTGGATATAGAAATGACGTTGTATTTTCTTGTGGAGTACATCCTGTGTATGTACATTATTCTGATAATTTTGATAGAGAAAGATTAGATATTTTATCTTCTAGAAGAAATGTAGTAGCAATAGGTGAAACTGGATTGGATTATTATCATAAATTAAAATTAGATAACAGGAAAAAGCAAAAAGAAGCATTTCGGGAACATATTCGTGTTGCGAGAGCAGCACAGAAACCAGTTATTGTACATAGTCGTGCTTCTTGTAAGGATACTATCGCTATTTTACGCTCAGAATCAGCAGAAGAGTGTGGCGGCGTGTTACATTGTTTTAATGAAAACATAGACACTGCAAGATTGTTATTAAATCTTAATTTTTATATATCTTTTTCTGGTATGGTAACATTTAGAAAATCTTACATGATTAAAGAAGTAATCAAATACGTACCTTCTGATCGTATATTGTTAGAAACTGATTCTCCTTATCTTACTCCTATTCCCTATAGAGGGCAAGAGAATCAGCCGGCTTATATACATGAAATTGCTAATCATATAGCGTTTGTAAAGAATATTACTATGGATGAATTAGCTTTTATTACCACAGTTAATTTTCGTACTTTGTTTCACTTGTGA
- the purB gene encoding adenylosuccinate lyase: protein MKLSPLTVVSPIDGRYYKQTDSLRGIFSEFSLLKFRVQIEICWLQKLAHTIAIKEISPFTQTEHEFLNKLVIDFNIKDAERIKEIEQIIKHDIKAIEYFLKEKISILPNLKKISEFIHFACTSDDINNLAYGLMLSNARKTVLLPIWKQIINEIKKMSINYKDIPLLSRTHGQPATPSTIGKEMANIAYRLIRQFNQLKSIKILGKMNGAVGNYNAHTVAYPEINWRKFSKEFVTSLGIEYNPYTTQIEPHDYIAELSDCITRFNTILINFNRDIWGYISLNYFKQRNNEISIGSSTMPHKVNPIDFENSEGNLGLANAIFNHFSAKLPISRWQRDLSDSTVLRSLGVAIGYALIAYHSVLKGIKTLIVNKEYVLSELNKHWIILSEAIQTVMRRHNIHKSYEDTKKFIGNTDINPEKIKIFIESLPLPTTEKIRLQKITPTDYIGLAAEMAKEIDNIT, encoded by the coding sequence ATAAAATTGTCACCCTTAACTGTAGTATCACCTATCGATGGTCGTTACTATAAACAAACTGATTCCTTGCGTGGTATTTTTAGTGAGTTCAGTTTATTAAAATTTCGAGTGCAAATCGAAATCTGTTGGTTACAAAAACTAGCTCACACAATAGCTATTAAAGAAATATCTCCCTTTACACAAACCGAACATGAGTTTTTAAATAAATTAGTGATTGATTTTAATATCAAAGATGCAGAACGTATTAAAGAAATAGAACAAATTATTAAACATGATATCAAAGCAATAGAGTATTTTTTAAAAGAAAAAATAAGTATATTACCCAATTTAAAAAAAATAAGTGAATTTATTCATTTTGCTTGCACTTCAGATGATATTAACAATCTTGCGTATGGATTAATGCTTTCTAATGCTAGAAAAACTGTTTTATTACCTATTTGGAAACAAATTATTAATGAGATCAAAAAAATGAGCATTAATTATAAAGATATTCCTTTATTGTCTAGAACTCATGGACAACCTGCTACTCCTTCTACTATTGGAAAAGAAATGGCTAATATTGCATATCGACTAATACGTCAATTTAATCAATTAAAATCAATAAAAATTTTAGGTAAAATGAATGGCGCCGTAGGAAATTACAATGCTCATACAGTAGCATACCCAGAAATAAATTGGCGTAAATTCAGCAAAGAATTTGTTACATCTTTAGGAATTGAATATAACCCGTATACAACACAAATAGAGCCACATGACTATATTGCTGAATTATCCGACTGTATTACACGATTCAATACAATCTTAATAAATTTTAATAGAGATATATGGGGTTATATTTCACTCAACTATTTCAAACAACGCAATAACGAAATTTCAATTGGATCTTCTACTATGCCACACAAAGTAAATCCTATAGATTTCGAAAATTCTGAAGGAAACCTAGGATTAGCAAATGCCATATTTAATCATTTTTCTGCCAAGTTACCAATATCACGTTGGCAACGCGATTTAAGCGATTCTACCGTCTTAAGAAGCTTAGGAGTGGCTATAGGATATGCTTTAATCGCCTACCATAGCGTACTAAAAGGTATAAAAACATTGATAGTTAATAAAGAATACGTATTAAGTGAATTAAATAAACATTGGATAATATTAAGCGAAGCTATTCAAACAGTTATGAGACGACATAATATTCATAAATCTTATGAAGATACAAAAAAATTTATCGGCAATACAGATATTAATCCTGAAAAAATAAAAATTTTTATCGAATCATTGCCATTACCAACAACAGAAAAAATACGCTTACAAAAAATAACTCCAACTGATTATATAGGTTTAGCAGCAGAAATGGCAAAAGAAATTGATAATATAACATAA
- a CDS encoding FtsX-like permease family protein gives MILSLQIALKFHLGSNNNVLISLVSLISIISITIGVAISIIALSTINGFKYELSHRILAIVPHVEIEPVNTSFIDWSTVSKRIRQIPEIICINPYINFSGVIEFNNKWHVVYVRSINLTKNVDENTLSYFIEKDFSWKYFCENTEQIILGKGISDTLGIKVGDWITILIAHNFRMDNKLLSSKKVRLQVAGILNLNSQLDYNIAIMSLLDAQHLYHKTSDITGIAIKINDIFSANRIVCKIEKILNHQVYVRSWMDTYGYIYRDIQMVRVIVYLSMILIMSISCFNVIATLILSIKDKNYDIALIYALGGQNILIRRIFFWYGLIIYIISGVVGTGLGVFTSFKLTSLIAICNDLIGNKILSKGIYFINFLPVKINGWDILSVLGITLLLGVVTSWYTVLKTKKVDLYKMLK, from the coding sequence ATGATATTATCTCTACAAATTGCTTTAAAATTTCATTTAGGTTCGAATAATAATGTTCTAATATCCTTAGTATCTTTAATTTCTATCATTAGCATTACTATAGGAGTAGCAATATCTATAATTGCATTGAGCACAATTAATGGATTTAAATATGAATTAAGTCATCGTATTTTGGCGATTGTTCCACATGTAGAAATTGAACCAGTCAATACGTCATTTATTGATTGGTCGACGGTTTCGAAGCGTATTCGTCAAATTCCAGAAATTATTTGTATAAATCCTTATATTAATTTTTCTGGAGTTATTGAATTTAATAATAAATGGCACGTGGTTTATGTTAGAAGTATAAATTTAACAAAAAATGTAGATGAAAATACCTTATCCTATTTTATAGAGAAAGATTTTTCTTGGAAATATTTTTGTGAAAATACGGAACAGATTATTTTAGGGAAAGGAATATCGGATACACTAGGAATTAAGGTAGGTGATTGGATCACTATTTTAATTGCTCATAATTTTCGTATGGATAACAAATTATTATCATCTAAAAAAGTTCGTTTACAAGTAGCCGGCATATTAAATTTGAATAGTCAATTGGATTACAATATCGCTATCATGTCTTTATTGGATGCGCAGCATTTATATCATAAAACATCGGATATTACAGGTATAGCTATTAAAATTAATGATATTTTTTCTGCTAATAGAATAGTATGTAAAATTGAAAAAATACTTAACCATCAGGTTTATGTAAGAAGCTGGATGGATACTTATGGGTACATTTATAGAGATATTCAAATGGTTCGTGTAATTGTATATTTATCAATGATATTAATAATGAGTATATCCTGTTTTAATGTAATTGCTACGCTTATTTTGTCAATAAAAGATAAAAATTACGATATTGCACTAATTTATGCATTAGGAGGTCAAAATATTTTAATTCGACGTATATTTTTTTGGTATGGATTGATTATTTATATTATTTCTGGTGTTGTAGGTACTGGATTAGGTGTTTTTACTTCTTTTAAGTTAACAAGTTTGATTGCAATTTGTAACGATTTGATTGGAAATAAGATTTTATCAAAAGGAATCTATTTTATTAATTTTTTACCTGTTAAAATAAATGGGTGGGATATATTATCGGTTTTAGGCATAACATTATTACTCGGGGTAGTTACTAGTTGGTATACGGTTTTAAAAACAAAAAAAGTTGATTTATACAAAATGTTAAAATGA
- the mntR gene encoding manganese-binding transcriptional regulator MntR, protein MKKVDNLQGFIQVRAAHRRELIDDYIELISDLIQECGEARQVDLALRLGVTQPTVAKMLKKLIAYSLIEHKRYRRVLLTEQGRRLADENHIRHEIVRTFLMDLGINKKTAQRDSEGIEHHVSNETLLAFRQFSKRFNK, encoded by the coding sequence ATGAAAAAAGTAGATAATTTACAAGGATTTATCCAGGTCAGAGCAGCACATCGCCGTGAGCTTATTGATGATTATATTGAGTTGATTTCAGACTTAATTCAAGAATGTGGAGAAGCGCGTCAGGTAGATTTAGCTTTACGATTGGGAGTAACACAACCAACAGTAGCAAAAATGCTAAAGAAATTGATTGCTTATTCATTAATTGAACATAAACGTTACCGTAGAGTATTGTTAACAGAACAAGGAAGACGATTAGCTGATGAAAATCATATACGACATGAAATTGTAAGAACGTTTCTAATGGATTTGGGTATTAATAAAAAAACTGCTCAAAGAGATTCAGAAGGTATTGAACATCATGTCAGTAATGAGACATTATTAGCATTTAGGCAGTTTTCTAAACGATTTAATAAATAA
- the mnmA gene encoding tRNA 2-thiouridine(34) synthase MnmA: protein MLHTHRKKKVIVGMSGGVDSSVSAWILLQQGYEVEGLFMKNWEDDDSNENCASASDLSDAHSVCNHLGIYLHTVNFSKEYWENVFQVFLQEYRIGRTPNPDILCNKEIKFKCFLEFALKDLDADFIATGHYVRRIDTNQGTCLMRGLDKNKDQSYFLYTLSHTKLKQCLFPIGILNKSQVRSIAQELNLITANKKNSTGICFIGKRKFINFISNYIPIQPGMIINVNGDKIGTHQGVSFYTLGQRKGLNIGGIKRGNGKPWYVIDKDIKNNTLIAAQEHHHPLLMSAEFIAKQVQWIKRNMLKSPLHCTVKTRYRHPDVQCYIYPIFNNNLKVILKNPISAITPGQSAVFYSHENCLGGGIIEKAIPYNYLRSKNYYS from the coding sequence ATGTTACATACCCATCGTAAAAAAAAAGTGATCGTTGGCATGTCTGGAGGGGTTGATTCTTCCGTATCCGCGTGGATATTATTACAACAAGGATATGAAGTAGAAGGATTATTTATGAAAAATTGGGAAGATGATGACAGCAATGAAAATTGCGCATCAGCATCTGATTTATCAGATGCTCATTCTGTCTGTAATCACTTGGGTATATACTTACACACTGTAAATTTTTCTAAAGAATATTGGGAAAATGTATTTCAAGTGTTTTTGCAAGAATACAGAATTGGCCGCACTCCTAATCCTGATATACTCTGTAATAAAGAAATTAAATTCAAATGTTTTTTAGAATTTGCGCTCAAAGATTTAGACGCAGATTTTATTGCAACTGGACATTACGTACGCCGTATTGATACTAATCAAGGAACTTGTCTAATGCGTGGTTTAGACAAAAATAAAGATCAAAGTTATTTTCTGTATACACTTAGTCACACAAAACTTAAACAATGTTTGTTTCCCATAGGAATATTAAATAAGTCACAAGTTAGAAGTATCGCTCAGGAATTAAACTTAATTACAGCAAATAAAAAAAACTCCACTGGTATTTGTTTCATTGGCAAACGAAAATTTATAAATTTTATTAGTAATTACATACCAATACAACCAGGAATGATAATTAATGTAAATGGAGATAAAATTGGCACACATCAAGGAGTATCATTTTATACCTTGGGACAAAGAAAAGGATTAAATATAGGTGGAATCAAACGAGGAAATGGGAAACCATGGTACGTAATAGACAAAGATATAAAAAATAATACGTTAATCGCAGCACAAGAACACCATCATCCGCTTCTTATGTCTGCTGAGTTCATCGCTAAACAAGTGCAATGGATAAAAAGAAATATGCTTAAATCACCGTTACATTGTACAGTAAAAACTAGATACAGACATCCAGATGTCCAATGCTATATATATCCAATTTTTAACAACAATCTCAAAGTTATTTTAAAAAATCCAATATCGGCAATTACACCAGGGCAATCAGCAGTGTTTTACTCACACGAAAATTGTTTAGGCGGAGGAATTATTGAAAAAGCTATCCCTTATAACTACTTAAGATCTAAAAATTATTACTCCTGA
- the lolC gene encoding lipoprotein-releasing ABC transporter permease subunit LolC, whose translation MTYRPAVLFIALRYIFGKSIDQFSRNIYWISRIAIMLGVMAMITVLSVMNGCERDIKQSLLNFIPHVLLTTDKGYVHVEDKPKLVLRQLQHKIICMQPLVTSNVILQSPRKASFGVMLGINPNHFEPLYLYLLNKHINRLSSGKYYIIIGSALAKLLEVSINDQIRVIVPSVRQITPIGYVPSQRLFTVLDIYITTSEVDSYQVLIHQSDASTLMRYPSQCVTGWRLWLHEPFLVNSYSDSQLYKDWVWKDWRECKGSLFQAMKIEKNIMSLLLVLIIIAASFNVISFLVLLILDKQIEIAVLQTYGFTRRQIVLLFMIQGFGNGILGIIFGTGLGLLLSNRLNEILLFFKILPDTVQLPVEIKYYQILGIIFMTFVIVLLATLYPSWRAASVHPAKILRHG comes from the coding sequence TTGACGTATCGACCGGCCGTATTGTTCATTGCTTTACGTTATATTTTTGGAAAATCGATAGATCAGTTTAGCCGAAATATTTATTGGATTTCTAGAATTGCCATTATGTTAGGTGTGATGGCCATGATAACTGTATTGTCAGTTATGAATGGTTGTGAGCGTGATATAAAACAAAGTCTTCTTAATTTTATCCCTCATGTATTGCTTACTACTGACAAAGGGTATGTGCACGTTGAGGATAAACCAAAATTAGTGTTACGTCAATTACAACATAAAATAATATGTATGCAGCCGTTGGTGACATCCAATGTCATATTACAAAGTCCTAGAAAAGCATCATTTGGAGTCATGTTGGGGATTAATCCGAATCATTTTGAGCCATTATATCTGTATTTGCTCAATAAACATATAAATCGGTTAAGTTCAGGAAAATATTATATAATTATTGGGTCAGCTTTAGCAAAACTACTTGAAGTAAGTATAAATGATCAAATTCGTGTAATTGTCCCTTCTGTTAGACAGATCACTCCCATCGGCTATGTTCCTAGTCAACGATTATTTACAGTATTAGATATTTATATTACTACTAGTGAAGTTGATTCTTATCAAGTATTAATACACCAATCTGATGCTTCTACATTAATGCGTTATCCATCGCAATGTGTTACTGGGTGGCGATTGTGGTTACATGAACCATTTTTAGTAAATAGTTATAGTGATTCGCAATTATATAAGGATTGGGTGTGGAAGGATTGGAGAGAGTGTAAAGGGTCTTTATTTCAAGCGATGAAAATAGAAAAAAATATAATGTCCTTGTTATTAGTTTTAATCATAATAGCAGCAAGTTTTAATGTTATTTCTTTTTTAGTGTTATTGATATTAGATAAACAGATAGAAATTGCAGTACTGCAAACATATGGTTTTACTCGCCGACAGATTGTGCTGCTTTTTATGATCCAAGGATTTGGAAATGGTATTTTAGGTATTATATTTGGTACAGGATTAGGATTATTGTTGTCTAATAGATTAAATGAAATATTATTGTTTTTTAAAATATTGCCAGATACTGTACAATTACCCGTAGAGATAAAATATTATCAAATTTTAGGTATTATATTCATGACGTTTGTTATAGTCTTGTTAGCTACGTTGTATCCATCATGGCGTGCAGCTTCTGTGCATCCTGCAAAAATTTTACGTCATGGCTGA
- a CDS encoding DNA polymerase III subunit delta' C-terminal domain-containing protein, protein MKWYPWLNIIHSKILNSYRKNRGHHALLLNAKWDNGEDALIYAIVRWLSCSHPRETRHCNICYNCKLMNIGHYPDYYPINPDNNTQTIGVDIIRACINAIHHHSYRSQVKIIFIKYVEHLTDQSINVLLKTLDEPPINTYFFFQTRDYMKIPLTFLSRCMKWSITPPKESLGLQWLKQQQEGRVDDKSAQCALRLCNGAPIEAEAMFKLGMWKQRLELCKSIYCTIINKDFLKLVPFLNTCRKNTYLYWFITILVDALKWKQGINKRFIINLDQIELITIIADYRNVSSLSLQLQQWLSLLCYFQKFTSVDRELLLTYRLLNWKQDIVESCFHVWSI, encoded by the coding sequence ATGAAGTGGTATCCCTGGTTGAATATTATTCATAGTAAAATATTGAATTCTTATCGAAAAAATAGAGGACATCATGCGTTACTTTTAAATGCTAAATGGGATAACGGGGAAGATGCTTTAATTTATGCTATTGTGCGATGGTTAAGTTGCTCTCATCCTCGAGAAACTCGACACTGTAATATTTGCTATAATTGCAAGTTAATGAATATAGGGCACTATCCTGACTATTATCCAATAAATCCGGACAATAATACCCAAACTATAGGCGTTGATATTATACGTGCTTGTATTAATGCTATACACCATCACTCTTATCGAAGTCAAGTAAAAATTATATTTATAAAATATGTAGAACATTTAACCGATCAATCTATTAATGTATTGCTTAAAACACTCGATGAACCTCCAATAAATACTTATTTTTTTTTTCAAACTCGAGATTATATGAAAATACCATTAACATTTTTGAGTCGATGTATGAAATGGTCAATTACTCCTCCAAAGGAGTCACTTGGATTACAGTGGTTAAAACAACAACAAGAAGGAAGAGTGGATGACAAATCGGCACAATGTGCATTACGTTTGTGTAACGGCGCTCCTATAGAAGCGGAAGCTATGTTTAAATTAGGGATGTGGAAACAACGATTAGAATTATGCAAATCCATATATTGTACTATTATAAATAAAGATTTTTTAAAACTTGTACCATTTTTAAATACCTGTCGGAAAAATACATATTTGTATTGGTTTATTACTATACTTGTAGATGCATTAAAATGGAAGCAGGGGATAAATAAAAGATTTATAATAAATTTAGATCAAATAGAATTAATTACTATTATTGCAGATTACCGGAATGTTTCGTCTTTAAGCCTTCAATTACAACAATGGTTATCATTGTTGTGTTATTTTCAGAAATTTACTAGTGTTGATCGTGAATTATTATTGACTTATCGATTATTAAATTGGAAACAAGATATTGTTGAATCTTGTTTCCATGTATGGAGTATATGA
- the lolD gene encoding lipoprotein-releasing ABC transporter ATP-binding protein LolD — protein sequence MADIPLLHCTQLTKYYRRANFLIKVLNCITLSIQPNEVIAIVGISGSGKSTLLHLLGGLDKPTAGEIFFEGYALHKLSDNALAMIRNKRLGFIYQFHHLLLDFDILENVAMPLLIGGIGFSQAKSKARCILKLVGLENRIHFFPNELSGGESQRVAIARAIINNPALVLADEPTGNLDEKNSSNIFQLLKTLNTHYGTTFLIATHDLDLAKKCHRILTISDGQIIST from the coding sequence ATGGCTGATATTCCATTGTTACATTGCACTCAATTAACTAAATATTATCGTCGTGCTAACTTTTTAATTAAAGTATTGAATTGTATTACTTTAAGTATACAACCTAATGAGGTGATTGCTATTGTGGGGATATCTGGATCTGGTAAAAGTACACTGTTACATTTACTTGGGGGATTAGACAAACCAACTGCAGGTGAGATATTTTTTGAAGGGTACGCATTACATAAATTATCTGATAATGCGCTCGCTATGATACGTAATAAACGCTTAGGTTTTATTTATCAATTTCATCATTTGTTATTAGATTTTGATATTTTAGAAAATGTAGCGATGCCATTGTTGATTGGAGGTATTGGATTTAGTCAAGCAAAAAGTAAAGCACGATGTATATTAAAATTAGTTGGTTTAGAAAATCGTATTCATTTTTTTCCAAATGAATTGTCTGGAGGAGAAAGTCAGAGAGTGGCTATAGCACGAGCTATAATAAATAATCCAGCTTTAGTGCTGGCTGATGAACCAACTGGCAATTTAGATGAAAAAAATTCGAGTAATATTTTTCAATTGCTAAAAACATTAAATACTCATTACGGAACAACTTTTTTAATTGCAACTCACGATTTAGATTTGGCTAAGAAATGTCATAGAATATTAACGATATCTGATGGTCAAATAATATCGACATAG
- a CDS encoding winged helix-turn-helix domain-containing protein, with amino-acid sequence MKYVVQSTIIFDTAEYILTSLTDSNTSVKLSNSAGRVLEELIRQRNIDSNTPVTRDHLFSIVWRAYGLEPSNGNLNQQISLIRKTLTSFGLDPSSVITVPKRGLKLNSQLTIEKINEEAPCLSSTIHKTIDKNNNLPFSALLNIKTHIKYMMTMTAIITILFSIGFFYLYTRKDHIKLYCCKEINSCNVCTFNSEPGLDCNGCTIQCTEMA; translated from the coding sequence ATGAAATATGTCGTTCAATCAACTATAATATTTGATACTGCAGAATATATTTTAACATCATTAACTGACTCTAACACATCAGTAAAGTTATCTAATTCTGCGGGAAGAGTATTAGAAGAACTTATTAGACAACGAAATATTGATTCCAACACTCCAGTCACTCGGGATCATTTATTTTCAATAGTATGGAGAGCTTATGGACTTGAGCCATCTAACGGAAACTTAAACCAACAAATTAGTTTAATACGAAAAACTCTAACCTCTTTTGGATTAGATCCTTCATCTGTTATAACTGTACCTAAACGAGGATTAAAACTAAACAGCCAATTAACTATAGAAAAAATAAATGAAGAAGCCCCATGCTTATCTTCTACTATACATAAAACTATAGATAAAAACAATAACTTACCATTTTCCGCTTTACTAAATATAAAAACTCATATAAAATATATGATGACTATGACAGCAATAATCACAATCCTATTCAGTATTGGCTTTTTTTATTTATATACCAGAAAAGACCATATAAAATTATATTGTTGCAAAGAAATAAACTCATGTAATGTTTGTACTTTTAATTCAGAACCAGGATTAGATTGCAATGGCTGTACTATACAATGTACTGAAATGGCATAG
- a CDS encoding transglycosylase SLT domain-containing protein translates to MKIYIICLIIILLLTTCVQQNNKENNIRTSSTNLRCKEIDSSKQVISSIYNDCIHRCAINYGVDASLVKAIIQVESNYDPTVISKSNAVGLMQLKADTAGRDAYRLKGWKGEPSVHELKNAVVNIDLGTAYLSILQKQLEGIINSRTRRYAVIVAYVNGLSALLKTFAIDRSYAIEKINKLTPDQFYQYIQSHHPSVQAQRYLSKVNSIYINQD, encoded by the coding sequence ATGAAGATATATATAATATGTTTAATTATTATTTTGCTGCTGACAACTTGTGTACAACAAAATAATAAAGAAAATAATATACGTACATCATCTACTAATTTAAGATGCAAAGAGATTGATTCCTCAAAACAAGTTATATCGTCAATATATAATGATTGTATTCATCGTTGTGCTATTAATTATGGAGTAGATGCGTCTTTAGTAAAAGCTATTATTCAAGTGGAATCTAATTATGATCCTACTGTGATTAGTAAATCTAATGCGGTGGGATTAATGCAGCTCAAAGCAGATACTGCAGGAAGAGATGCTTATCGTTTAAAAGGATGGAAGGGAGAACCTAGTGTTCATGAATTAAAAAATGCTGTTGTTAATATTGATCTTGGTACTGCTTATTTATCTATATTGCAAAAACAATTAGAAGGTATTATTAATTCAAGAACTAGACGTTACGCTGTTATTGTTGCTTACGTAAATGGTTTAAGTGCGTTGTTAAAAACATTTGCTATAGATCGTAGTTATGCCATTGAAAAAATAAATAAGCTTACTCCAGATCAGTTTTACCAATACATACAATCCCATCATCCATCCGTTCAGGCACAACGTTATTTATCTAAAGTTAACTCTATTTATATTAATCAGGATTAA